The Stieleria sp. JC731 genome has a segment encoding these proteins:
- a CDS encoding two-component system sensor histidine kinase NtrB gives MIQQFLFPILFPGSVLLTVFYSVISLWVGIQRIEQIELMERHVENVREYRRAISRFQLSLLDASSQAWTYYLSKDHAHQVVALDRLARARQLASEMSIAGQVASFPDAAPISPVVVEQSIDEISAIVIESAPQATPSSTSPRSSLQRLQAEMQQAIGELDASGDRSRSALQRDRNLIRSLLIYGQFVSLGLLGLIYYSRRAERTLRGEADRQERRYATLLSEFSEPIHVQDENGRVLFWNSGAEDLFGYTEKEMLGRNADEVLGISPQESCHVSLHAQSDRQMSRWEGEVQVQTADGSTLAIERHVTRIMDGDACEGVVVLDLDSDQRKLTQTVDRRRQRLESLGTLASGIAHDLNNLLTPILMSSRMLQRESPKINRAALVETIEQAASRGASLIDQLLTFARGGEGVRVDLDVAPVLRDMATILQRTLKNQIQLEMSVPHSLPFIRGDETEISQLVMNLAINARDAMPNGGTLKIHADTIELNEQKLFSFTQLDPGHYVRLEISDTGRGIPAVLRDRIFEPFFSTKARGQGTGLGLSTSLGIIKSHQGAVDVQSTVNVGTTMSVLLPVTTSAEPH, from the coding sequence ATGATTCAGCAATTTTTGTTTCCCATCTTGTTTCCCGGTTCCGTGCTGTTGACTGTCTTCTATTCGGTCATTTCGCTATGGGTTGGAATCCAGCGAATCGAGCAAATTGAATTGATGGAACGGCATGTCGAAAATGTTCGGGAATACCGTCGTGCCATCAGCCGATTCCAGTTGTCGCTTTTAGATGCCTCATCGCAAGCTTGGACCTATTACCTTTCCAAAGACCACGCGCATCAAGTCGTTGCACTCGACAGACTCGCCCGAGCAAGGCAACTTGCATCGGAAATGTCGATCGCGGGACAAGTCGCCAGCTTCCCCGATGCCGCACCCATCTCACCTGTCGTGGTTGAACAATCGATCGATGAAATCAGTGCGATCGTTATTGAATCCGCTCCGCAGGCAACGCCAAGTTCAACATCACCAAGGTCAAGCCTGCAACGTTTACAAGCAGAGATGCAACAGGCGATCGGCGAACTGGATGCCTCGGGAGATCGGTCACGGTCTGCACTACAACGTGATCGCAACCTGATCCGATCATTGCTGATCTATGGGCAGTTCGTGTCGCTTGGTCTGCTGGGATTGATCTATTACTCACGCCGAGCCGAACGAACCTTGCGTGGTGAAGCGGATCGCCAGGAACGACGCTACGCAACATTGCTTTCCGAGTTTTCCGAACCGATCCATGTCCAGGACGAGAACGGACGGGTGCTGTTTTGGAATTCCGGCGCGGAAGACCTATTTGGCTATACGGAAAAAGAAATGCTCGGCCGAAACGCGGACGAGGTACTTGGCATCTCGCCACAAGAATCTTGCCACGTTTCTTTGCACGCTCAAAGCGACCGCCAAATGTCGCGATGGGAAGGCGAAGTCCAAGTCCAGACGGCAGACGGTTCGACACTGGCAATCGAACGGCACGTCACACGGATAATGGACGGCGATGCTTGCGAAGGTGTCGTTGTCTTGGATCTCGATTCTGATCAACGAAAACTGACACAAACAGTTGATCGAAGGCGGCAGCGACTTGAATCGTTGGGGACATTGGCAAGTGGCATCGCCCACGACTTGAACAACCTGCTAACACCAATCCTGATGAGCAGCCGAATGTTGCAACGTGAGTCGCCGAAGATCAACCGGGCGGCTCTTGTCGAAACGATTGAACAAGCGGCATCTCGCGGAGCCAGCTTGATTGACCAACTGCTGACCTTCGCCCGAGGTGGCGAAGGAGTGCGAGTCGACTTGGATGTGGCCCCGGTGCTTCGTGACATGGCAACCATCTTGCAACGGACACTGAAAAATCAAATTCAATTGGAAATGTCGGTCCCCCATTCATTGCCTTTCATTCGGGGCGACGAAACCGAAATCAGCCAGTTGGTAATGAACCTAGCAATCAACGCCCGCGACGCGATGCCAAACGGCGGCACGCTAAAAATCCACGCCGATACGATTGAACTGAACGAACAAAAACTATTCTCGTTTACCCAACTGGATCCGGGGCACTATGTCCGACTTGAGATCTCCGATACCGGTCGCGGAATCCCGGCGGTATTGCGAGATCGGATTTTCGAACCATTCTTCTCGACCAAGGCCCGTGGTCAGGGGACCGGACTTGGTCTATCAACATCTCTGGGTATCATCAAAAGCCATCAAGGAGCAGTCGATGTCCAATCGACGGTGAACGTCGGAACCACCATGTCGGTGCTTCTGCCCGTGACGACATCAGCCGAACCGCATTAG
- a CDS encoding sigma-54-dependent transcriptional regulator, whose protein sequence is MNPPTLLVIDDDPLILQCMELCLPEPEYRVVTAGSAEEGIETFRRIHPDAVLCDIQLPDRSGLALASELHELDRRTPVILITGHGTAETAITAMSNGAFDYVTKPFHPDEILPLIDSALETGRMAKRPAVLPGESDRAVSRDGTVDPILGKCAKMVEVFRSIGRVASRDVAVLILGETGTGKEVVARAIYQHSLRHDQIFHAINCAAIPENLLESELFGHEKGSFTGADQRRIGKFEICDKGTLFLDEIGDMSPVMQTKLLRVLQEKEFERVGGSKPIKTDVRIIAATNRNLQAAISDGSFRSDLFYRLNEFTINLPPLRDRGEDLRLMIEYFFQSNAKHLKKDFLSIAPETMQILMDHDWPGNVRELQGAIKQTLLKASGPVIVPAFLPAILSQESSELEMPVASHQSWQDGLIAEIQAKLNAGSNTISDDIHEEVDRLLVERVLKSCGGNLSETSIRLGISRPTLRTRMRQLGMTG, encoded by the coding sequence ATGAACCCTCCGACGCTCCTTGTAATTGATGACGATCCATTGATCCTGCAGTGTATGGAACTGTGTTTGCCAGAACCGGAGTATCGCGTGGTGACGGCGGGCAGTGCCGAAGAAGGGATTGAAACGTTCCGTCGTATTCATCCTGATGCCGTTCTGTGTGACATCCAATTGCCCGACCGATCTGGACTCGCGCTCGCAAGTGAGCTGCACGAGTTAGACCGCCGCACGCCAGTGATCTTGATCACGGGGCATGGAACCGCCGAAACAGCCATCACCGCGATGAGCAACGGCGCATTTGACTATGTAACCAAGCCGTTTCATCCGGACGAAATCTTGCCGTTGATCGACTCGGCACTGGAAACTGGTCGGATGGCCAAGCGGCCTGCGGTGCTGCCCGGTGAATCCGACCGGGCCGTTAGCCGTGACGGCACCGTCGATCCGATCTTGGGCAAGTGCGCCAAAATGGTCGAAGTGTTTCGTTCGATCGGACGCGTCGCATCGAGAGACGTCGCGGTTTTGATCTTAGGTGAAACGGGAACAGGTAAAGAAGTCGTCGCCCGCGCGATCTATCAACATAGTTTGCGTCACGATCAAATCTTTCACGCAATCAACTGTGCCGCGATCCCAGAGAACCTACTCGAAAGCGAACTGTTCGGTCACGAAAAAGGATCGTTCACCGGTGCCGATCAACGACGCATTGGTAAGTTCGAAATCTGTGATAAAGGCACTTTGTTTTTAGACGAGATCGGCGACATGTCGCCCGTCATGCAAACCAAGTTGCTTCGCGTCTTGCAAGAAAAAGAGTTTGAACGGGTCGGCGGTTCTAAACCCATCAAAACCGATGTTCGAATCATCGCGGCAACAAATCGCAATCTACAAGCGGCCATTTCGGACGGAAGCTTCCGCAGTGATCTGTTCTATCGACTGAACGAATTCACGATCAATCTTCCGCCGCTAAGGGATCGCGGTGAGGACCTGCGGCTGATGATCGAGTACTTTTTTCAAAGCAACGCCAAACATTTGAAGAAGGACTTTCTCTCAATCGCTCCCGAAACGATGCAGATCTTGATGGACCATGATTGGCCCGGCAATGTGCGTGAACTTCAAGGAGCGATCAAACAAACCCTGTTGAAAGCGAGCGGCCCTGTGATCGTCCCGGCATTCCTGCCGGCTATTCTGTCGCAAGAATCTTCAGAGTTGGAAATGCCGGTGGCTAGCCATCAGTCCTGGCAAGATGGCTTGATCGCAGAGATTCAAGCGAAGCTGAATGCCGGATCCAATACGATCAGCGACG